One window of the Nothobranchius furzeri strain GRZ-AD chromosome 3, NfurGRZ-RIMD1, whole genome shotgun sequence genome contains the following:
- the odad1 gene encoding coiled-coil domain-containing protein 114 isoform X2, producing MIQGRSPISARSEISEMEESEITKLQRQLRIMERDRQTYNFQAREQIRKQQQEIEKLMKEQEELHRNLGACKNLSRQQRDDKDSQGLQVLLEQRDMIEEELERERHTQKQLQKEILSVQVKLAEVRKGAVSSSDTQRSEAGRTLKAIRTLEYKLDRASTRFNEQMAKNNRLKEELQTLHIERARFQHLRNRLNKELQDVRKSIGQIINRSTAAYDGRVEAQAKMNTMKAKAEKDRAHYNAEMKELERIFSHEFSTKDFMSIKSRKIAEKDDDHGATPRQLSALKEQKVDSGEESLVALEEALEKIQTVMGDDNLDLLVNRFIQAEDRNFALFNFVNDQNNEAETLRKQISQIQKQMEQLQLESLQREEQHRSLLRGIDEQRKECESQAENLENQANAVSRILDEIKEGVNSLLSKMECDRSVIEDKLGSSVGITENNVMFYLGLVEQKTNELLTVHTFLKSKDQEKDQSPADLAKFLLGQTPELFQQNLTIQPNLKSHPDKFSLTDEEERPFSQEELRRTIMKGVLGTGSYRKLKAQSAAL from the exons ATGATCCAGGGAAGATCTCCGATAAGCGCTCGCTCAGAGATCAGCGAGATGGAAG AATCAGAAATAACTAAACTCCAGAGACAGCTCAGGATAATGGAAAGAGATCGACAAACCTACAACTTCCAGGCCCGCGAGCAGATTCGCAAGCAGCA ACAGGAAATAGAGAAGCTGATGAAGGAGCAAGAGGAGCTGCATCGAAACCTCGGTGCCTGCAAGAATCTGTCTCGCCAACAGCGGGACGACAAGGACAGTCAAGGTCTCCAAGTTCTTCTTGAGCAGAGAGACATGATAGAGGAAGAGCTGGAGAGGGAGAGGCATACTCAAAAACAGCTGCAGAAAGAG ATCTTGAGTGTACAGGTGAAGCTGGCAGAAGTGAGAAAAGGAGCAGTCAGCAGCAGTGACACACAGAGGTCAGAGGCTGGGAGGACGCTGAAGGCCATTCGTACTTTGGAATACAAACTGGACAGA GCGTCCACCCGCTTCAATGAGCAAATGGCTAAAAACAACCGTCTCAAGGAGGAGTTGCAGACTCTTCACATTGAGCGAGCTCGTTTTCAACATCTGCGCAACAGGCTGAACAAG GAGCTGCAGGATGTCCGTAAGAGCATTGGGCAAATCATCAACCGCTCTACTGCTGCTTATGACGGGAG GGTGGAGGCCCAGGCCAAGATGAACACCATGAAGGCGAAAGCAGAGAAGGACCGCGCCCATTATAATGCAGAGATGAAAGAACTCGAGAGAATTTTCTCTCATGAGTTCAGCACGAAAGATTTTATGAGCATCAAAAGCAGGAAGATAGCTGAGAAAGATGACGACCATGGAGCAACACCCAGACAAC TTTCTGCTCTGAAGGAACAGAAGGTGGATTCAGGGGAGGAGTCGCTGGTAGCTCTGGAGGAAGCGTTAGAGAAGATCCAGACTGTGATGGGAGATGACAACCTGGACCTTCTGGTCAACAGGTTCATCCAGG CCGAGGACAGAAACTTTGCACTTTTCAACTTTGTCAACGACCAAAACAACGAGGCTGAGACACTGAGGAAGCAAATCAGTCAG ATCCAAAAACAAATGGAACAGTTGCAGCTCGAAAGTTTACAGAGGGAGGAGCAGCATCGCTCTTTGCTCAGAGGCATCGATGAGCAGCGAAAGGAATGTGAATCTCAAGCAGAGAATCTTGAAAACCAAGCCAACGCCGTCAGCAGAATCCTGGATGAGATCAAAGAAG GAGTGAACAGCCTTTTGTCTAAAATGGAATGTGACCGCTCAGTGATCGAGGATAAGCTAGGCTCTTCTGTGGGGATCACGGAGAACAACGTAATGTTCTACCTGGGTCTTGTAGAGCAAAAGACCAATGAGCTCCTCACTGTTCACACTTTCCTCAAATCTAAA GATCAGGAAAAGGACCAGAGTCCTGCAGATTTGGCCAAATTCCTTTTGGGTCAAACCCCAGAACTCTTTCAGCAGAATCTCACCATCCAACCCAACCTCAAAAG TCACCCAGATAAGTTTTCTCTCACCGATGAGGAAGAACGTCCCTTTTCACAGGAGGAGCTTCGCAGAACAATAATGAAGGGG GTTCTTGGCACAGGGAGTTACAGAAAGCTCAAAGCTCAATCAGCAGCCCTGTGA
- the odad1 gene encoding coiled-coil domain-containing protein 114 isoform X1: MFKYFHVVVFFSIIFHLHGFKNSCHMHFKFCRAESEITKLQRQLRIMERDRQTYNFQAREQIRKQQQEIEKLMKEQEELHRNLGACKNLSRQQRDDKDSQGLQVLLEQRDMIEEELERERHTQKQLQKEILSVQVKLAEVRKGAVSSSDTQRSEAGRTLKAIRTLEYKLDRASTRFNEQMAKNNRLKEELQTLHIERARFQHLRNRLNKELQDVRKSIGQIINRSTAAYDGRVEAQAKMNTMKAKAEKDRAHYNAEMKELERIFSHEFSTKDFMSIKSRKIAEKDDDHGATPRQLSALKEQKVDSGEESLVALEEALEKIQTVMGDDNLDLLVNRFIQAEDRNFALFNFVNDQNNEAETLRKQISQIQKQMEQLQLESLQREEQHRSLLRGIDEQRKECESQAENLENQANAVSRILDEIKEGVNSLLSKMECDRSVIEDKLGSSVGITENNVMFYLGLVEQKTNELLTVHTFLKSKDQEKDQSPADLAKFLLGQTPELFQQNLTIQPNLKSHPDKFSLTDEEERPFSQEELRRTIMKGVLGTGSYRKLKAQSAAL, encoded by the exons ATGTTTAAGTATttccatgttgttgtttttttcagcaTTATTTTCCATTTGCATGGTTTTAAAAATAGCTGTCATATGCACTTTAAATTTTGTCGAGCAGAATCAGAAATAACTAAACTCCAGAGACAGCTCAGGATAATGGAAAGAGATCGACAAACCTACAACTTCCAGGCCCGCGAGCAGATTCGCAAGCAGCA ACAGGAAATAGAGAAGCTGATGAAGGAGCAAGAGGAGCTGCATCGAAACCTCGGTGCCTGCAAGAATCTGTCTCGCCAACAGCGGGACGACAAGGACAGTCAAGGTCTCCAAGTTCTTCTTGAGCAGAGAGACATGATAGAGGAAGAGCTGGAGAGGGAGAGGCATACTCAAAAACAGCTGCAGAAAGAG ATCTTGAGTGTACAGGTGAAGCTGGCAGAAGTGAGAAAAGGAGCAGTCAGCAGCAGTGACACACAGAGGTCAGAGGCTGGGAGGACGCTGAAGGCCATTCGTACTTTGGAATACAAACTGGACAGA GCGTCCACCCGCTTCAATGAGCAAATGGCTAAAAACAACCGTCTCAAGGAGGAGTTGCAGACTCTTCACATTGAGCGAGCTCGTTTTCAACATCTGCGCAACAGGCTGAACAAG GAGCTGCAGGATGTCCGTAAGAGCATTGGGCAAATCATCAACCGCTCTACTGCTGCTTATGACGGGAG GGTGGAGGCCCAGGCCAAGATGAACACCATGAAGGCGAAAGCAGAGAAGGACCGCGCCCATTATAATGCAGAGATGAAAGAACTCGAGAGAATTTTCTCTCATGAGTTCAGCACGAAAGATTTTATGAGCATCAAAAGCAGGAAGATAGCTGAGAAAGATGACGACCATGGAGCAACACCCAGACAAC TTTCTGCTCTGAAGGAACAGAAGGTGGATTCAGGGGAGGAGTCGCTGGTAGCTCTGGAGGAAGCGTTAGAGAAGATCCAGACTGTGATGGGAGATGACAACCTGGACCTTCTGGTCAACAGGTTCATCCAGG CCGAGGACAGAAACTTTGCACTTTTCAACTTTGTCAACGACCAAAACAACGAGGCTGAGACACTGAGGAAGCAAATCAGTCAG ATCCAAAAACAAATGGAACAGTTGCAGCTCGAAAGTTTACAGAGGGAGGAGCAGCATCGCTCTTTGCTCAGAGGCATCGATGAGCAGCGAAAGGAATGTGAATCTCAAGCAGAGAATCTTGAAAACCAAGCCAACGCCGTCAGCAGAATCCTGGATGAGATCAAAGAAG GAGTGAACAGCCTTTTGTCTAAAATGGAATGTGACCGCTCAGTGATCGAGGATAAGCTAGGCTCTTCTGTGGGGATCACGGAGAACAACGTAATGTTCTACCTGGGTCTTGTAGAGCAAAAGACCAATGAGCTCCTCACTGTTCACACTTTCCTCAAATCTAAA GATCAGGAAAAGGACCAGAGTCCTGCAGATTTGGCCAAATTCCTTTTGGGTCAAACCCCAGAACTCTTTCAGCAGAATCTCACCATCCAACCCAACCTCAAAAG TCACCCAGATAAGTTTTCTCTCACCGATGAGGAAGAACGTCCCTTTTCACAGGAGGAGCTTCGCAGAACAATAATGAAGGGG GTTCTTGGCACAGGGAGTTACAGAAAGCTCAAAGCTCAATCAGCAGCCCTGTGA
- the tas1r3 gene encoding taste receptor type 1 member 3 gives MASCFFLLCVVSLVFRSCCSMRSPEWFQNISTDLFSYPGDINLGGLFPIQQAKNISRIIAPNSIKCESLNELGLGLALVMKFAVDEINGNQSLLPGIKLGYKIYDTCSQSSIIVKPTLSFLTAKTSHALSVECNYTDYETSMSAVIGPYTSEMVSVIGKLLGFFLMPQISYGATSDTFSDSLLYPSFFRTVPSDKWQVDAMARLMKEFGWNWVAVIGSDEAYGQQGVQQFSKSAENMSICVAYQSLIPVYTDSKPAVKTIIDNIIATEVKVVLLFSLADPAVSFFEEVSERHFQNSSHVDALLRTVFPFTLFQVINNNLTGVWIASSSWVIHNRVMSVPNIHKIGTVIGFIEKLETLELLVPYMQELLAKLSLKASSPNLSTGNPDDPCPQCWDLSPANISLVTNTLVQRLAFAVYAAVYSAAKALHNMLECNSTLCKWDSNTKIYPWKLLEVLRNTSTDINGTKLEFDANGNPNVGYSLIQWIWESSVVNFKNVGSYCKNELSLNKSNIQWHTQNSEAPNSTCSANCQSGQVRRVKGFQSCCYDCIDCVAGTFQKNEDDILCTPCPDRQWSIPRSTTCTPPSFAFLAWNSVEALEILLMLILLLMCEVSIFALFLKHRGTPLVKAAGGVLTFVSLLSLMGGSLSLMLFLGQPGDMLCHLQLPLITIFQTVAVSITLSISLQIFVVTEFPKKVAPHLQALRGPGSWLFILICCSVQAGLCGWFVLEEDSLSELLANMEINFVNSFLSCPAASDKLAVMQGFNGAMALVSFMSSFMAVKPLHQYNLARDITFSTLIYCVIWVVFIPVYTGLKTSSTTGSKDLSMVHVFFTFAANFGLVVAYYFPKCFLLLRRADLNKPELFCTFLDGVPPTASQEDPQPQMELN, from the exons ATGGCTTCATGCTTTTTTCTCCTGTGTGTCGTGAGCCTGGTGTTCAGGTCGTGCTGCAGCATGCGCTCACCTGAATGGTTTCAGAACATTTCTACTGACCTGTTCAGCTATCCTGGTGACATAAACCTCGGCGGGCTCTTTCCTATCCAGCAAGCTAAGAATATAAGTCGCATTATAGCCCCTAACAGCATCAAGTGTGAAAG TTTAAATGAACTTGGACTGGGCCTGGCTTTAGTAATGAAATTTGCAGTGGATGAGATCAACGGGAACCAGAGTCTGCTGCCTGGCATCAAGTTAGGTTATAAAATCTACGACACATGCAGCCAGTCATCTATCATTGTGAAGCCTACTCTATCCTTCCTCACAGCAAAAACCAGCCACGCTCTCTCTGTGGAATGCAATTACACTGATTATGAGACCAGCATGTCAGCGGTCATCGGTCCATACACCTCAGAGATGGTTTCAGTCATTGGAAAACTGCTGGGATTCTTTCTAATGCCACAG ATTAGCTATGGAGCCACCAGCGATACATTCAGTGACAGTCTGCTCTACCCATCGTTCTTTCGTACGGTGCCCAGCGATAAATGGCAAGTGGACGCCATGGCTCGTCTGATGAAGGAGTTTGGATGGAACTGGGTGGCGGTGATAGGCAGTGACGAGGCATATGGACAACAAGGTGTGCAGCAGTTCTCTAAATCAGCAGAAAACATGTCCATCTGCGTGGCCTATCAGAGCCTCATTCCAGTCTACACTGATTCCAAACCAGCTGTCAAAACCATCATCGACAATATCATAGCAACAGAGGTCAAAGTCGTCCTGTTGTTTTCCCTCGCAGATCCGGCTGTGTCATTTTTTGAAGAGGTCAGTGAAAGACATTTTCAAAACTCTTCACATGTCGATGCCTTACTGCGAACAGTCTTCCCATTCACTCTCTTCCAGGTTATCAACAACAATCTAACAGGTGTGTGGATTGCCAGCTCCAGCTGGGTCATCCACAATCGAGTGATGTCCGTACCAAACATCCATAAAATCGGTACGGTCATCGGATTCATTGAAAAATTGGAGACACTGGAGTTGTTAGTTCCTTACATGCAAGAGCTGTTGGCAAAACTGAGTCTAAAGGCTTCTTCTCCAAACCTAAGTACTGGTAATCCTGATGACCCCTGCCCACAGTGTTGGGACTTGTCCCCGGCTAACATCAGCCTGGTGACTAACACCCTGGTGCAGAGGTTGGCCTTTGCTGTGTATGCTGCCGTCTACAGTGCAGCAAAGGCTCTGCACAACATGCTCGAGTGCAATTCAACATTGTGCAAATGGGATTCTAACACGAAAATCTACCCCTGGAAG CTGTTGGAGGTTTTAAGGAACACTTCAACTGACATAAATGGCACAAAATTAGAGTTTGATGCGAATGGAAATCCAAATGTTGGTTACAGCCTGATACAGTGGATATGGGAATCGTCAGTTGTGAATTTTAAAAATGTTGGAAGTTATTGTAAAAATGAGCTTTCCCTCAACAAGTCCAATATCCAATGGCACACTCAAAACTCAGAG GCTCCTAATTCAACCTGCTCAGCAAACTGTCAGAGTGGACAAGTTCGCAGAGTCAAAGGCTTTCAGTCCTGTTGTTACGACTGCATCGACTGCGTGGCTGGCACTTTCCagaaaaatgagg ATGACATCCTATGCACCCCGTGTCCTGATAGACAGTGGTCCATTCCACGCAGCACCACCTGCACTCCCCCCAGCTTTGCCTTTTTGGCTTGGAACTCAGTGGAAGCCCTGGAAATCTTGCTAATGTTGATTTTGCTGCTGATGTGTGAGGTTTCTATCTTTGCCTTATTCCTGAAACATCGCGGGACTCCTCTGGTAAAGGCAGCGGGGGGCGTCCTGACTTTTGTGTCTTTGCTCAGCCTGATGGGAGGCAGTTTAAGTCTGATGCTTTTCCTGGGACAGCCTGGGGACATGCTTTGCCATCTTCAACTGCCCCTCATTACCATTTTCCAAACTGTTGCTGTCTCCATTACCCTATCCATATCACTTCAG ATATTCGTTGTGACAGAGTTCCCAAAGAAGGTCGCCCCTCACCTGCAGGCTCTGAGGGGTCCTGGAAGCTGGCTGTTCATCCTGATCTGCTGCAGTGTGCAGGCGGGCCTCTGTGGCTGGTTTGTTCTAGAAGAAGACTCTCTGTCTGAACTTTTAGCAAATATGGAAATCAACTTCGTGAATTCCTTTCTGTCATGTCCAGCGGCTTCGGATAAACTTGCTGTCATGCAGGGCTTTAATGGTGCAATGGCCCTCGTGTCGTTTATGTCCTCATTCATGGCGGTGAAGCCTCTTCACCAGTACAACCTTGCCAGGGATATAACCTTTTCCACCCTGATCTACTGTGTGATTTGGGTGGTCTTTATTCCGGTCTACACAGGCCTGAAAACCTCCAGCACCACTGGGTCTAAGGATTTATCCATGGTTCATGTTTTTTTCACCTTTGCGGCTAACTTCGGATTGGTGGTTGCATATTACTTCCCAAAATGCTTCTTGCTGCTGAGGAGAGCTGACTTAAACAAACCAGAACTGTTCTGTACTTTCTTGGATGGCGTCCCGCCAACAGCATCACAGGAGGATCCACAACCACAGATGGAGTTAAACTAG